The following are encoded in a window of Terriglobales bacterium genomic DNA:
- a CDS encoding glycoside hydrolase family 3 N-terminal domain-containing protein — protein sequence MKRPGTWCLAIFVCLLLLSTLGAQQPTPAYKNPALSVDARVIDLLSRMTLEEKVAQLESTWQNHSQGQLPEEFFVDDKGQLDEAKARQMLKNGLGQVSRPSENRGPGEMAEFTNRVQHIAVENTRLGIPLMFHEECLHGLAASDATSYPQAIGLAATWNDALVRRVFDAVAKEARSRGAHECLMPVVDLARDPRWGRTEETYGEDPYLAGRMGIAAIKGLQGDGPAPDTNHLYATLKHFAVHSQPEAGANIAPANYSERTVREYFLPPFEAGIQKANVRAVMPSYNELDGVPNHSNIWLLRNILRSEFGFKGTVVSDYFAIEQLITVHHVATNCEQAAKLAITAGVDIELPFLRCYKTLPALVRSGQIPESLINESVARVLRAKFDLGLFEKPYADPQAAVQNASPAQSRELALQAAHETITLLKNDNNLLPLDLTKIKRIAVIGPNAGEPHLGGYSGTPRHGVSVLEGIKNKAAGKAEVFYAEGCRITESKPVWEEDKVLPADPELDKARLSAAVEAMSKADVGIVVVGENEQTSREGWSSTHLGDRDNLDLLGRQDELVSRLFATGKPVVVVLLHGRPNSINFIKEHAPAILDGWYLGQEGGAALADVLFGDYNPAGRLPITVPRSVGQLPDYYYQKPSARRPYLFTDNSPLFPFGYGLSYTKFNYSNLRVEPSSIAMNGTAKVSVDVTNGGSRTGDEVVQLYIRDEISSVTRPVKELKGFERVPIQPGETRTVTFEVGPEELRFYNREMKRVVEPGTFKIMVGPNSVDLTSISLEVK from the coding sequence ATGAAACGTCCGGGAACTTGGTGCTTGGCCATTTTTGTCTGCTTGCTTTTGCTGTCCACACTCGGTGCTCAACAACCAACGCCAGCCTACAAAAATCCGGCGCTGTCGGTCGACGCACGAGTCATCGACTTGCTGAGCCGCATGACACTGGAGGAGAAGGTCGCGCAACTGGAATCGACCTGGCAGAACCATTCGCAAGGTCAGCTTCCGGAAGAGTTCTTCGTCGACGACAAAGGCCAGCTCGACGAGGCCAAAGCCAGGCAGATGCTCAAGAACGGTCTCGGTCAGGTAAGTCGTCCAAGTGAAAACCGCGGCCCTGGCGAGATGGCCGAATTCACGAATCGCGTGCAGCACATCGCGGTGGAGAACACGAGACTCGGAATTCCGCTGATGTTCCACGAAGAATGCCTGCACGGCCTGGCAGCATCCGACGCCACTTCCTATCCGCAGGCGATTGGCCTCGCTGCTACATGGAATGACGCTCTAGTGCGGCGCGTCTTTGACGCAGTCGCCAAGGAAGCTCGGTCGCGCGGCGCGCATGAGTGCCTGATGCCGGTGGTGGATCTAGCGCGCGACCCACGGTGGGGACGCACTGAGGAGACTTACGGCGAAGATCCGTATCTTGCCGGCCGCATGGGAATCGCCGCCATAAAAGGACTGCAGGGCGATGGGCCCGCGCCCGACACCAATCATCTTTACGCAACGCTGAAGCACTTCGCTGTCCACAGTCAGCCTGAAGCGGGAGCAAACATCGCTCCGGCAAATTACTCCGAGCGCACCGTACGTGAGTACTTTCTGCCTCCATTCGAGGCTGGCATCCAGAAAGCGAACGTGCGGGCCGTGATGCCTTCATACAACGAGCTCGACGGCGTTCCCAACCACAGCAACATTTGGCTGTTGCGCAATATCCTGCGCAGCGAGTTTGGCTTTAAGGGCACAGTGGTTTCTGACTATTTCGCGATCGAGCAGTTGATAACCGTGCATCATGTCGCTACGAACTGCGAACAGGCTGCCAAGCTCGCGATTACTGCCGGCGTCGACATAGAACTTCCATTCTTGCGCTGCTACAAGACTCTGCCGGCCTTGGTGCGCAGCGGACAGATTCCGGAATCGCTCATCAATGAATCCGTCGCGCGAGTGCTGCGCGCAAAATTCGATCTGGGATTGTTCGAGAAGCCCTACGCCGATCCGCAGGCCGCTGTTCAAAATGCGTCGCCGGCACAAAGTCGTGAGCTCGCTCTGCAAGCCGCGCACGAGACCATCACTCTTCTGAAGAACGATAACAACCTTCTACCGCTCGATCTCACAAAGATCAAACGCATAGCAGTAATCGGTCCAAATGCAGGCGAGCCGCATCTTGGCGGATATAGCGGCACGCCGCGTCATGGAGTGAGCGTTCTCGAAGGAATCAAAAACAAAGCAGCTGGCAAAGCCGAGGTTTTCTATGCCGAAGGCTGCCGGATCACTGAGAGCAAGCCAGTCTGGGAAGAAGATAAAGTCCTTCCAGCCGATCCCGAGTTAGACAAGGCGCGCCTCAGCGCCGCCGTTGAAGCGATGTCGAAAGCCGATGTGGGAATCGTGGTTGTCGGAGAGAACGAGCAGACTTCCCGCGAAGGATGGTCGTCAACCCACCTTGGCGATCGCGATAACCTGGATCTTCTAGGGCGCCAGGATGAACTCGTCTCGCGCCTCTTTGCCACTGGGAAGCCGGTGGTTGTGGTCCTTCTCCATGGGCGTCCCAATTCAATCAACTTCATCAAAGAGCATGCCCCCGCGATCCTCGATGGATGGTATCTGGGGCAAGAAGGCGGGGCAGCTTTGGCGGATGTTCTGTTTGGCGACTACAATCCGGCAGGACGCCTTCCCATAACGGTACCGCGCTCAGTCGGTCAATTGCCCGACTATTACTACCAGAAGCCATCTGCACGAAGACCGTACCTGTTCACCGACAACTCGCCACTGTTTCCGTTTGGCTACGGGCTCAGCTACACGAAATTCAACTACAGCAATCTTCGGGTCGAGCCGAGTTCGATCGCCATGAACGGAACAGCGAAAGTATCCGTCGACGTGACGAACGGTGGCAGCCGCACGGGAGACGAGGTAGTGCAGTTGTACATCCGGGATGAAATCAGTTCCGTTACTCGTCCGGTTAAAGAGCTAAAGGGATTTGAGCGAGTGCCGATCCAGCCAGGCGAAACGCGCACAGTGACATTCGAGGTTGGGCCCGAGGAACTACGTTTCTACAATCGCGAGATGAAGCGGGTGGTTGAGCCCGGCACATTCAAAATCATGGTTGGGCCCAACTCAGTGGACCTCACCTCAATCTCGCTTGAAGTGAAATAG
- the xylF gene encoding D-xylose ABC transporter substrate-binding protein, whose product MSFDSLQLERWQHDRDAFVARAKELGAEVSVQSADGQDSVQVRQCENLLTSGVDVLVIVPHNGEVMASAVNSAKSQGIPVLSYDRLVRNSDVDLYISFDNKRVGELQAKYLLDHAPKGNYILIGGSPTDNNAHMVRDGQMQVLKPAVDTGNIKIVADQWAKDWLPSEALRHTENALTQANNNVVAVVTSNDSTAGGAIQALAEQKLAGKVFVSGQDADLAAAQRIADGTQSMTVYKPIVPLATRAAEAAVALAKGEHVETNETVNNGKKNVPAILLQPIVVDQSNLASTVIKDGFLKMEDVYRDLPRAKWPKPGS is encoded by the coding sequence ATGTCCTTCGATTCTCTGCAGCTCGAGCGCTGGCAGCACGACCGCGACGCTTTTGTCGCCAGGGCTAAGGAATTGGGCGCCGAGGTATCGGTGCAATCGGCCGACGGGCAGGATTCCGTGCAAGTGCGTCAGTGCGAAAACCTGCTCACGAGCGGAGTCGATGTCCTCGTGATCGTCCCGCACAACGGCGAAGTGATGGCTTCAGCCGTGAATTCGGCTAAGTCCCAAGGCATTCCCGTGCTGAGCTACGACCGCCTGGTGCGCAACTCGGATGTTGATCTCTACATTTCGTTCGACAATAAGCGCGTTGGCGAGCTGCAGGCCAAGTACTTGCTCGATCACGCGCCCAAGGGGAACTACATCCTGATCGGGGGATCGCCTACGGACAACAACGCCCACATGGTCCGTGATGGGCAGATGCAGGTGCTCAAGCCTGCGGTCGACACTGGCAACATCAAGATTGTCGCCGATCAATGGGCCAAAGACTGGCTTCCCAGTGAAGCGCTTCGACACACTGAGAACGCTTTAACGCAGGCGAACAACAATGTGGTTGCCGTCGTTACCTCGAACGACAGCACTGCCGGCGGCGCGATTCAGGCGCTCGCGGAACAGAAACTGGCAGGAAAAGTCTTTGTCTCGGGCCAGGACGCGGATCTGGCAGCCGCACAGCGTATTGCCGATGGCACGCAGTCAATGACGGTGTATAAGCCTATCGTTCCGCTGGCGACACGTGCAGCTGAAGCTGCTGTGGCTTTAGCGAAAGGCGAACACGTCGAGACGAATGAGACAGTGAACAATGGCAAAAAGAATGTGCCTGCGATCTTGCTGCAGCCGATCGTGGTGGACCAGAGCAATCTCGCCTCAACCGTGATCAAAGACGGCTTCCTCAAGATGGAAGACGTGTATCGCGACCTGCCGCGCGCGAAATGGCCGAAACCTGGATCATGA
- a CDS encoding sugar ABC transporter ATP-binding protein has translation MAETWIMIEPDSTKSHSSRSTPLLQMQAVGKSFPGVRALDGVSFDLFAGELHALVGENGAGKSTLMKVLGGVYPAGDYDGKIVIDGVEQRFAGVREAELAGIAIVFQELSLVPQLSVAENIFLGRLPSRAGLVDWMTAHQKASALLKRLGVDIPTEALVATLGIAQQQLVEIAKALSHDARVLVLDEPTAALNNVEAKALFRILENLRSAGMGLIYISHRLEEVLYLADRITVLRDGRSIATRSRGSIDRHQLVSLMVGREISQVFPDRNRAPGAPVLEVTNLRVKHPVIPGRYVLSGISFEVRAGEVLGLAGLMGSGRTALLNVLFGSFPERTEGEIRVAGATVNLRGPGDAIRERIAFVTEDRKRFGLSLIASVLENTTLAALPELASGPVLRRHEEVAVVERSMKDLRIKASSPETIVGTLSGGNQQKVVLARWLLTKPRILLLDEPTRGIDVAAKQEIYRYIDELASRGLALIVVSSEMEELLGLCDRILVMHEGRITGRFNRDDATSERIMACATGTVGVA, from the coding sequence ATGGCCGAAACCTGGATCATGATCGAGCCTGATTCCACCAAGTCTCACTCCTCGCGCAGTACACCCTTGCTGCAAATGCAGGCTGTCGGCAAATCGTTTCCTGGAGTTCGAGCCCTCGACGGAGTTTCATTCGATCTATTTGCCGGAGAGCTTCACGCCTTGGTAGGAGAGAACGGCGCCGGAAAATCGACGCTGATGAAGGTTCTTGGCGGAGTGTATCCAGCAGGAGATTACGACGGAAAGATTGTCATCGACGGCGTGGAGCAACGCTTTGCCGGTGTGCGCGAGGCCGAGCTCGCGGGCATCGCCATTGTGTTTCAGGAATTGTCATTAGTGCCTCAACTTTCGGTTGCCGAGAACATTTTTCTCGGGCGTTTGCCTTCTCGCGCTGGCCTTGTGGATTGGATGACCGCGCACCAGAAGGCGAGCGCGCTGCTGAAGCGTCTTGGCGTGGATATACCGACGGAAGCTCTCGTCGCTACACTCGGCATCGCGCAACAACAACTGGTCGAGATCGCCAAGGCGCTCTCGCATGATGCGCGCGTTCTCGTCCTTGATGAGCCAACCGCTGCGTTAAACAATGTGGAAGCGAAGGCGCTTTTTCGGATTCTTGAGAACCTCCGCAGCGCCGGAATGGGGCTCATCTACATTTCCCACCGTTTGGAAGAAGTGCTGTATCTGGCTGATCGCATTACAGTGCTTCGGGATGGCCGCAGCATCGCAACCCGCTCACGCGGTTCGATCGACCGCCATCAACTCGTCTCGCTGATGGTTGGGCGCGAGATCAGCCAGGTATTCCCAGATCGGAATCGTGCTCCAGGCGCTCCGGTACTTGAGGTCACGAATCTGCGAGTGAAGCATCCCGTCATTCCCGGACGATACGTGCTCTCGGGCATCAGCTTCGAGGTGCGGGCCGGCGAAGTGCTCGGGCTCGCGGGGCTGATGGGATCGGGACGCACAGCGCTGCTGAACGTCCTCTTTGGATCATTTCCGGAGAGAACGGAAGGCGAGATTCGAGTGGCTGGCGCCACTGTCAACCTGCGTGGCCCGGGAGATGCCATTCGCGAGCGCATTGCCTTCGTTACGGAAGATCGGAAACGGTTCGGGCTGTCGTTAATTGCCTCGGTGCTGGAAAACACAACGCTGGCAGCCCTGCCAGAATTGGCTTCCGGACCCGTATTGCGCCGCCACGAAGAGGTAGCAGTTGTCGAACGCTCAATGAAAGACCTTCGCATCAAGGCGTCTTCTCCCGAGACCATTGTGGGAACGCTCTCCGGAGGAAATCAGCAGAAGGTCGTTCTAGCGCGATGGCTGCTCACAAAACCACGAATCCTGCTGCTCGATGAGCCCACCCGGGGCATCGACGTTGCTGCGAAACAGGAGATTTACCGGTACATCGATGAACTGGCCAGTCGAGGTCTGGCCCTGATCGTAGTCTCTTCCGAAATGGAAGAACTCCTCGGCCTGTGCGATCGGATTCTCGTCATGCACGAGGGCCGCATTACTGGACGTTTCAACCGTGACGATGCGACTTCCGAGCGCATTATGGCATGTGCTACGGGAACGGTTGGTGTGGCTTGA